The Candidatus Methylomirabilota bacterium genome contains the following window.
CTCGGTCCGAAGCGGTCCGCGCGGTCCCAGAACGGTCGAGCAAGATCGAGGTCATCTGGAAAGGAGGTGTCAGCTTGAAGTGGATCGTGGCCGATCCGGAGCACTTGGGCGGGAAGCCACGAATCGCTGGAACCCGCATCTCGATGGAGTTTCTACTGGAGACGCTGGCCGCCGGCTGGACGATCCCGGAGATCGTGAAGGAGTACCCCGGCCTGACTGAGGAGGCCATCAGGGG
Protein-coding sequences here:
- a CDS encoding DUF433 domain-containing protein, with the translated sequence MKWIVADPEHLGGKPRIAGTRISMEFLLETLAAGWTIPEIVKEYPGLTEEAIRGALEELAHSERIAAP